The genomic segment CATGTACGCCTGGTCGTAACCCACCTCATCAAAAAGGTCCATGGTCTGCTGGAAGTCCTCCTCGGTCTCTCCAGAGAAACCCACAATGATGTCGGTGGCCAGCACCACATCGGGCATCCACTTCTTCACGGCAGCGATGTGCTCCAGGTACTTCTCGATGGTGTACTCACGGGCCATGCGGCGCAGCACCCGATTCGAGCCGCTTTGCACAGGCAGATGCACGTAATTGCACACGGCAGGGGTCTCGGCCATGGCTTGAGCGACATCCTCGGTAAAGTTCATGGGGTGGGAGGTGGTGAATTTCACCCGCCTGATGCCACTCGAACCCACCATACGCAGAAGTTCAGCAAAGCTGGGAACCCCAGGAACCCGCTTGCCCTGATCGATGCCGTAACTGTTCACGTTCTGACCCAGCAGGGTCACTTCCTGCACGCCAGCAGCGAGCAGCATGTCCAGTTCCTTCATGATCAGATCTGGATGGCGGGACACCTGGGGACCACGGGTGGTGGGCACGATGCAATAGGTGCAGTGGTGGTCACATCCCCGCATGATGGTCAGGTGGGCCTGCAGTTTATCCACCGGAGCCGGAGGAATGAAATCATGCAGTTCATCCTTGAATTGCAGGCTCCAGAACCTCTGGTTGTTCTCCAGGGCCTTGGAGATGTCCAGAATGGCCCCCGGGCCGATCAGGACATCCACCTCGAATTTGCGGGCAATCTGCTGGCCTTCCTCAAGCTGGGCCAGACAGCCCATCATGCCGACCACCAGGTTGCGTTTCTGCTTCTCTTTTCTGAGGAGGCCCAGAACCGTCCGAACCTTGTCCACGGGTTTCCCACGCACTGCGCAGGTGTTCAGCAGCACCAGATCGGCATGGTCCGGTGAATCCACCATGTCCATGCCCAGGGCCACCAATTGGGATTCCACCAGATGGGTGTCGTACTCATTCATCTGGCAGCCATAAGTGATGATGTGCGCTCTTGCCATACTCTGCTTGCTCCTCTGGGACCCCGAAAGGTCAACTTTTCCAGTGTACTACACAGGGTATTCAGGGCAAAAAACCCCAGCTCACAGATGGGGAAACATGAAGGCATCAGGGATTTCCCGCGTGTACAGGAGTTCCTGATTTCAGGAAAACGCTGTACCATAAGGGAATGATCCCCAACAGCGAAGAACTTCAAGAATTGATCTTCTGCCCTGTCCAGTGGGATACGTTTTTTACACAAGTTCAACACACCAGAAAAACCGAGGAGCTTTTGGAGGCACTGAAAAAATTGCCTCAAAGCAGTGTGCGAGATGCACGAATGTCCGTTATTGTGCGAATGCAAGGAAAGCTTGAAGAGTCCACAGCTCTGGTGTACCAGCACAGCCACTGTCCACTTTGCAAAGCCTTCTATTACAGCTATTTGATCAGTCTTGGGGATGATGAAACATTACGTTGTGTGCTGGAAAATTTCAAACCAGATTGGCCACTGACTTCCAGACTTGTGGAGCTGGAAGCAAAATTCCGCGCTTATTTGAATCTCGGAATTGCAGCAAGCACCTTGAAACGCGAGGAAGCTGCAGGTCTGTTTGTGAAGGCAGCCCAGATCGCAGAAATTCTAGAGTGCAAACGTTTCAAGGACATCGTGAACTATGAGTCAGGCTGGCGACAATTGTACGCAGGCAACCTCTCTCTTGCTGCAAGTGTATTCGGCGAGGTCATCAGAACCACGCCTGAAAACACCCCGGTGCATTCTGGGGCAGCCCACTACGCCACTTTGATTTGTTGGTTTGAAGGGATCAGTCCGGTCTGGTTGCCCAGGTGGTCCAAGGAGACTTTAAAAGTCCTGAGAAACCCTGATGTGGTTCATGAAAGGGTTTCGCTCCCTTCTGCAGGAACTCCATTGCTGATTCCTCTTCTCTCTGAACTGCAGGCTTTAACCCGCGAATTCAACATCAAGCTTCCTCTGTTCCACGTCATCGAAAATCAACAAAAGAGACAGGGGATGCTCAGACGAATCAGAGATCTGGCTGGCACAGACAACAAGGAGATTTTGGGGTTTTTACGACAATCTGTTCTCGCCCTTGCAATGAGCATGAACCATGATGCAAAAGCATTGGAAACGCTCAGAGGCGGATTCAAATACCCCCAAACCGGTGTAGGGCTGATGGCTATGGTGTACTTTGCCAACTTTGTACAAATTCATGCGAATCTTCCTCATTTGCCCAAAGGCGAAGAGGTGCAATGTGCACTCCAAACCATGGGTCAACAGTTCAGAGCTTTGCCCTCCGGGCAAAGAAACTGGCTGATTTGGTGGATGCGCAGCTTTACCCCAGTCCCAATGTATCTGTTGGCCAGAGACTCTGCCCAGTTGCAGGAGATGACTGCAGATTTTGTGGTGGTCACTTCCAGTGGAGCCCGACGGGCAGGAACCAAAGTCAAAACCTACCCAAAAGAATTTATGACCAAGCATGTGCTTGAGCTTCTTGCAGGCGGTCAGATCCCCATTGATCAGCGTCCACAAGCACACCGACATCGACATGCTCTTGAGTCATTGGGCATCCCACCAGTCATCTACCAACCCATCATTGAGAAACTTGTAACGTAAAAATCTGCTTTCCTTCGCAAGGGAAACTTATGCTGAAGGCATGAAGAAATTCTCTCTCTGGATCGGAATCCTTGCTTTGGTGTTCTGCAGCTGTGGTGCATCTGTACCTTCTCAAGACATCACAAAACTTGACGGCGGTGGAACCACTGGACATTGTGGCTGGTGTTAAGCGACCAACAAAGAACCGAGCATGAATGCTCGGTTCTTTTCTCACTGTCGACGTTACAGCTTTTACCCCCCAAATTGTCAAAATACTGCGAATCAATCATTTTTGACAAAAACAGCTGTAAAAGCTGTAACACTACGTGAAAACCCCTACCTTTTTTGACAACCCCCCGACATCCCCCCCAGATTTAAGCTCACCCTACGGTGAACACAATGCCCCACTCTGTATTCGTTCGAGATCTCAGCTTATTGGAAGACTTCACTGACCTGCAGCGGCATCTGAACCCGCAGGAGCAGGACACCCTGGATGCTGCAGGAATTGTGTATCTGGAATATCCCGCAGGACTCAGTTCATGGGTCCTGACAGAGCAATTGACGGCTGCTTTGCGTTTGCTTAAAAACAGCCCTGCCCAGAACTGATTTTCAGACCGGAGGCACCAGGTCGGTGTCTGGACTGCCAGGATGGGGATGCCCCAGGATGCGGGCCAGAGCCAGTGCCTGCCCCTTGTGGTGAAACTCATGGGTGATGGGGTGCAAAATCAGCCAGCGCTGGGTGTGGTTCAGGGGTCCCAGCAGGGTTCTTGTTCTGGGTTCGTCT from the Deinococcus cellulosilyticus NBRC 106333 = KACC 11606 genome contains:
- the miaB gene encoding tRNA (N6-isopentenyl adenosine(37)-C2)-methylthiotransferase MiaB, encoding MARAHIITYGCQMNEYDTHLVESQLVALGMDMVDSPDHADLVLLNTCAVRGKPVDKVRTVLGLLRKEKQKRNLVVGMMGCLAQLEEGQQIARKFEVDVLIGPGAILDISKALENNQRFWSLQFKDELHDFIPPAPVDKLQAHLTIMRGCDHHCTYCIVPTTRGPQVSRHPDLIMKELDMLLAAGVQEVTLLGQNVNSYGIDQGKRVPGVPSFAELLRMVGSSGIRRVKFTTSHPMNFTEDVAQAMAETPAVCNYVHLPVQSGSNRVLRRMAREYTIEKYLEHIAAVKKWMPDVVLATDIIVGFSGETEEDFQQTMDLFDEVGYDQAYMFAYSARPGTPSYKHFDDMPREVKIERLKRLIDKQKEWALKKNAAFVGQDVEVLLRGDATDPSLLEGHTRGNHPTFVPKVPGYDKPGIYTVRISHSTPHSMFGNFVDAQGQVLLPVKASAANA